One Methylorubrum extorquens genomic window, CTTGGCGTGGCCCTCGTTCATAAGGCCGACCGACGAGCAAAGCTGGCCCGGCGTGCAGTAGCCGCACTGGAAGGCGTCGTGCTCGACGAAGGCCTCCTGGATCGGGTGAAGGCTGTTCTTGCCCTCGCGATGGGCGAGGCCCGCGAGCCCCTCGACGGTGGTGATCTCGGCGCCGTCCTTCATCACCGCGAGCGTGAGGCAGGAATTGATGCGGGTGCCGTTCACCAGCACGGTGCAGGCGCCGCACTGGCCGTGGTCGCAGCCCTTCTTCGTGCCGGTGAGGTCGAGGCGCTCGCGCAGGAGGTCGAGCAGCGTGGTCCAGGGCGCCACCTGAAGCGCGCGCCGCTCACCGTTGATGGTGAGCGTGATGCCGATTGTCCCGACGGCGCCGGGCGAACCGCTGTCGATGAGCATAGTTACATCCGTGATGAGGCACGGGCTCCGCACGGACGGAACGCGAGGCGGAAGGCTTCGCGAGGGGCCGGACGGGGAGCGCGTCTTGGAAGGGCGCGGGCTCGGGGCCCGCACCGGGTCGTGTCGATAACCATTCCAAGGTGGCCCTGTTCCGCTCGTCCTGTGGAGGGGTGCCGCCGCGCGATCACGGACCGGCGAGGCTTGGACGCGCTTCGCGGACGGCCGGGGTTCCGCGGGGCGAGAAGCTCGGCTAAAGCATCGTCCCGGATCCGCTATCCGGGACGATGCTTTAGCCTTTTGTTTTTGCATCATCTTTTTCCGAAAGCCGGAAGCCACCTCTCGGGATGATGCGCTAACGCTTGCCCCGCACGCCGACTTCGAGGAGCCGCCATGGCCGATGCACTCGCCCCCGTCCTCAATGACATCGACCGCGATCTGGACAACAGCCTGGAGCGGCTGTTCGCGTGGCTGCGCATCCCCTCGATCTCGACGGATTCCGCCTATGCCGGCCATTGCCGCGAGGCGGCGCAGTGGCTCGAAGGAAACCTGACGGCGCTCGGCTTCGAGACCAGCGTCGAGGAGACCTCGCTGCATCCCGTCGTGCTGGCGCACCGCCCGAAGCCGGGGGCGCCGCACGTGCTGTTCTACGGCCATTACGACGTGCAGCCGGTCGATCCGCTGAACCTGTGGCGCACCTCGCCGTTCGAGCCGCGTATCGAGGAGGCGGACGGCACCAAGCGCATCGTCGCCCGCGGCGCGTCCGACGACAAGGGTCAGGTCATGACCTTCGTCGAGGCGTGCCGGGCGCATCTCGCGATGAACGGCGACCTCCCCGTCGGCGTCACCATCCTGATCGAGGGCGCCGAGGAGAACGGCTCTCAGGGGTTGCCCGAATGGGTCGAGGCGAATCGCGAGCGGCTGAAGGCGGACGTGGTGCTCGTCTGCGACACCGGCATGTGGGATCGCGAGACGCCGCAGATCACCACCTCGCTGCGCGGGCTCGCTTATTACGAAGTGAAGGTGACCTGCGCCGACCGCGACCTCCATTCCGGCTTCTTCGGTGGCGCGGCGGCGAACCCGATCCACGTGCTGTCGCGGATCCTCGCCGACCTGCACGACAGCGAGGGCCGGGTGACCCTGCCGGGCTTCTACGACGGCGTGCGCGAGCCTCCGCCCGAGCTGCTGGAGCAGTGGCGCGGCCTCGGCCTGACGCCCGAGAAGTTTCTCGGCCCGATCGGCCTCAGGGAGCCGGCGGGTGAGCGCGGGCGCCTGCCGATCGAGCTGATCCAGTCGCGCCCGGCCTGCGACGTCAACGGCATCATCGGCGGCTACACGGGGGAGGGGACGAAGACCGTCATCGCGAGCCAAGCCTCGGCAAAAGTCTCGTTCCGCCTCGTGGACGACCAGGACCCGGAGCAGCTCTCGAAGACCTTCGAGGCCTTCGTGCGCGAGCGCATCCCCACCGACTGCTCGGTGGAGGTGATCTGCTACAAGGGCTCGCGGGCGGTGGCGCTGCCCTATGACATGCCGCAACTCGCTGCGGCGCAAGCCGCGCTCTCGGCCGAGTGGGGCCGCGCGGCGGTGGCGGTGGGGGCCGGCGGCTCAATCCCGATCGTTGGCGACTTCAAGCGCCTCCTCGGCCTCGACACTCTGTTGATCGGCTTCGGCCTCGACGACGACCGCATCCACTCGCCCAACGAAAAGTACGAGCTGACGAGCTTCCACAAGGGCACGCGCTCCTGGGCGCGGATCCTCTCGGCGCTGGCGCAGGCGTAAGCGGTGGCGATGCACGCGGAGATTCCCGCCTGCTCCCCTCATCGTGAGGTGCCCGCGACAGCGGGCATCGAAGGGGGCTTCAGATCCCGCGTGATCCCTGGGCGTTCCTTCGAGGCCGTGCGGAACCTCGGAATGAGGCCGTGGGCGGAAGGCTCGATGGTCTCCCCGGCCGACGGCGTGACGGCATGAGCAGCGTTGCGCTGTCACAGCTGGCGAAGCCCGTTCCCGGCCGGCTCATCGAGGCCGCGCCCGGTGCCTGCGTGCTGCGCTTTCCCCTGCCGCCCTCGCTGCCGATTCCGCTGCATATCGGGGCGCCCGAGAATGTGCGGCTGGTGACATGGGTCTTCTCCGGCCTCGACGCGGGCGCGCCGGACGGGCCCATCTGCCTGCTGGCGCTCGAAGCCGAGAGCGCCGCGCTGCCCGAGAGCGTGAGCGTCGCCACGCATTTTCATGATCTCTCGGTGCGGCCCGAGCGGGCCGCGAACGATGTCCTACCCCTGGCCGAGCGGACCCTGCTCGCGCGGGCGCTGCTCTCGGCGGGTACGACCGGCCTCGCGCCGCTCGGGCGCCTGTTCGGCCTCATCGAGACGGCGGTCGCCGCGTTACCGGTCGCCGAGGATGCGCCGGACCTCGCTGACGAGGATCACGGCTGGACCCTCGGCGGCACTGCGATCCCGCACGGCCTGCTGTTTCGCGGCCGCGCCGGCTGGGGCTGTGCGCGGGTGGCCGGGGCACGATTGCGCTTCGGCAAACACCCGCGTCAGCACCTCGCGCTCGAACCCGTCTGGGGCGCGGCGCCGGAGGGCCTGCCTGAGCGCTCTTTCGCGCTCCACGCCCACGGCTTCACGGCGCTGACGACATGGGCCTCGTGATGTCACCTGACCGCGCGGACAAGCCCGCGATCCTCGTTCTCGCGCCGATGCCGGCGGCACCCGTAAGCGCCGGCAACCGGCGCCGGT contains:
- a CDS encoding (2Fe-2S)-binding protein codes for the protein MLIDSGSPGAVGTIGITLTINGERRALQVAPWTTLLDLLRERLDLTGTKKGCDHGQCGACTVLVNGTRINSCLTLAVMKDGAEITTVEGLAGLAHREGKNSLHPIQEAFVEHDAFQCGYCTPGQLCSSVGLMNEGHAKTRDEIREAMSGNICRCGAYTNIVDAIEEVMHQGDAR
- a CDS encoding dipeptidase, with amino-acid sequence MADALAPVLNDIDRDLDNSLERLFAWLRIPSISTDSAYAGHCREAAQWLEGNLTALGFETSVEETSLHPVVLAHRPKPGAPHVLFYGHYDVQPVDPLNLWRTSPFEPRIEEADGTKRIVARGASDDKGQVMTFVEACRAHLAMNGDLPVGVTILIEGAEENGSQGLPEWVEANRERLKADVVLVCDTGMWDRETPQITTSLRGLAYYEVKVTCADRDLHSGFFGGAAANPIHVLSRILADLHDSEGRVTLPGFYDGVREPPPELLEQWRGLGLTPEKFLGPIGLREPAGERGRLPIELIQSRPACDVNGIIGGYTGEGTKTVIASQASAKVSFRLVDDQDPEQLSKTFEAFVRERIPTDCSVEVICYKGSRAVALPYDMPQLAAAQAALSAEWGRAAVAVGAGGSIPIVGDFKRLLGLDTLLIGFGLDDDRIHSPNEKYELTSFHKGTRSWARILSALAQA